A single window of Paroedura picta isolate Pp20150507F chromosome 8, Ppicta_v3.0, whole genome shotgun sequence DNA harbors:
- the LOC143842906 gene encoding mitochondrial ubiquitin ligase activator of nfkb 1-A-like isoform X2 has translation MPMDALPITQGELLCLGSSLAFSGLFYYLHRRKAKVASKIQEAPKLQVGDDLTGILSATGTGCLSYVAIEGIVQPTEVALSSPYHQDLWGVIDRQVLKEHRLIWNSLARSWTDSERVVLEQVHTAPFVLASPGGKAAGPVVVESPLHAIELPLETVYERFQQTSHGFKDLLGHYLSGEKPKGFLETEEMLLVGSSLTGIGELALHPDGSLHLQPPADGSGYFLCLGDWQALLDELQSASSFWKWATLLCGLVAATVLLRALCRAYRRHRLKQEEENERRAFEDLRSHEEPVSETGEEPPTSVCVICLAEPRQCVLLPCGHVCCCFRCFQALPRRTCPICRSPIDRVVPLYQA, from the exons ATGCCAATGGATGCTTTGCCCATCACGCAAGGGGAGCTGCTGTGCTTGGGCTCTAGTCTAGCTTTCTCCGGCCTGTTCTATTACCTGCACAGAAGGAAAGCCAAGGTGGCCTCCAAGATCCAG GAGGCCCCGAAGCTTCAGGTGGGTGACGATCTCACCGGCATCCTCTCCGCCACGGGTACGGGCTGCCTGAGCTACGTTGCCATTGAAG GTATAGTCCAGCCGACGGAGGTGGCTCTCTCCAGCCCCTACCACCAGGACCTGTGGGGGGTGATCGACAGACAGGTGCTGAAGGAACACCGGCTGATCTGGAACAGCTTGGCTCGGAGCTG GACGGACAGCGAGCGGGTGGTGCTGGAGCAGGTGCACACGGCCCCCTTTGTCTTGGCGTCCCCCGGTGGCAAGGCGGCGGGGCCGGTGGTCGTGGAGTCCCCGCTCCATGCCATCGAGCTGCCCTTGGAGACGGTGTACGAGCGCTTCCAGCAGACCTCCCACGGCTTCAAGGACCTCCTGGGCCACTACCTGAGCGGGGAGAAGCCCAAAGGTTTTCTGGAGACAGAAGAGATGCTCTTGGTTGGGAGCAGCCTCACCGGCATCGGGGAGCTGGCCCTGCACCCGGACGGCTCCCTCCATCTCCAGCCCCCTGCCGACGGCTCCGGCTACTTCCTGTGCTTGGGTGACTGGCAGGCACTGCTGGACGAGCTGCAGTCGGCCAGCAGTTTCTGGAAGTGGGCCACTCTGTTGTGTGGCCTGGTGGCAGCCACTGTCCTCCTGCGTGCCCTCTGCCGGGCATACCGGCGCCACCGGCtcaagcaggaggaggaaaacgAGCGGCGGGCGTTCGAAGATCTCCGGAGCCACGAGGAGCCGGTCTCGGAGACCGGCGAAGAGCCGCCGACCAGCGTCTGTGTCATCTGCCTCGCCGAGCCCCGGCAGTGCGTCCTGCTCCCCTGCGGCCATGTCTGCTGCTGCTTCCGCTGCTTCCAGGCCTTGCCCCGCCGAACCTGCCCCATCTGCAGGAGCCCCATCGACCGCGTGGTCCCCCTCTATCAGGCCTGA
- the LOC143842906 gene encoding mitochondrial ubiquitin ligase activator of nfkb 1-A-like isoform X1, protein MKASASLPCCWPSRGTGWPLCETGCWPRWTSGLIQQGMSYVLVFYTNLEWLLIDFLDQIRFCHLIRKELNSLGGREEMPMDALPITQGELLCLGSSLAFSGLFYYLHRRKAKVASKIQEAPKLQVGDDLTGILSATGTGCLSYVAIEGIVQPTEVALSSPYHQDLWGVIDRQVLKEHRLIWNSLARSWTDSERVVLEQVHTAPFVLASPGGKAAGPVVVESPLHAIELPLETVYERFQQTSHGFKDLLGHYLSGEKPKGFLETEEMLLVGSSLTGIGELALHPDGSLHLQPPADGSGYFLCLGDWQALLDELQSASSFWKWATLLCGLVAATVLLRALCRAYRRHRLKQEEENERRAFEDLRSHEEPVSETGEEPPTSVCVICLAEPRQCVLLPCGHVCCCFRCFQALPRRTCPICRSPIDRVVPLYQA, encoded by the exons atgaaggcctcggcctctctgccctgttgttggccctccagaggaactggttggccactgtgtgagacgggatgctggcctagatggacctctggtctgatccagcagggcatgtCTTATGTGCTTGTCTTTTACACCAACTTGGAGTGGTTGCTGATTGACTTCCTGGACCAAATCAGATTTTGCCATTTGATCAGAAAAGAGCTGAACAGTCTGGG AGGCAGAGAAGAGATGCCAATGGATGCTTTGCCCATCACGCAAGGGGAGCTGCTGTGCTTGGGCTCTAGTCTAGCTTTCTCCGGCCTGTTCTATTACCTGCACAGAAGGAAAGCCAAGGTGGCCTCCAAGATCCAG GAGGCCCCGAAGCTTCAGGTGGGTGACGATCTCACCGGCATCCTCTCCGCCACGGGTACGGGCTGCCTGAGCTACGTTGCCATTGAAG GTATAGTCCAGCCGACGGAGGTGGCTCTCTCCAGCCCCTACCACCAGGACCTGTGGGGGGTGATCGACAGACAGGTGCTGAAGGAACACCGGCTGATCTGGAACAGCTTGGCTCGGAGCTG GACGGACAGCGAGCGGGTGGTGCTGGAGCAGGTGCACACGGCCCCCTTTGTCTTGGCGTCCCCCGGTGGCAAGGCGGCGGGGCCGGTGGTCGTGGAGTCCCCGCTCCATGCCATCGAGCTGCCCTTGGAGACGGTGTACGAGCGCTTCCAGCAGACCTCCCACGGCTTCAAGGACCTCCTGGGCCACTACCTGAGCGGGGAGAAGCCCAAAGGTTTTCTGGAGACAGAAGAGATGCTCTTGGTTGGGAGCAGCCTCACCGGCATCGGGGAGCTGGCCCTGCACCCGGACGGCTCCCTCCATCTCCAGCCCCCTGCCGACGGCTCCGGCTACTTCCTGTGCTTGGGTGACTGGCAGGCACTGCTGGACGAGCTGCAGTCGGCCAGCAGTTTCTGGAAGTGGGCCACTCTGTTGTGTGGCCTGGTGGCAGCCACTGTCCTCCTGCGTGCCCTCTGCCGGGCATACCGGCGCCACCGGCtcaagcaggaggaggaaaacgAGCGGCGGGCGTTCGAAGATCTCCGGAGCCACGAGGAGCCGGTCTCGGAGACCGGCGAAGAGCCGCCGACCAGCGTCTGTGTCATCTGCCTCGCCGAGCCCCGGCAGTGCGTCCTGCTCCCCTGCGGCCATGTCTGCTGCTGCTTCCGCTGCTTCCAGGCCTTGCCCCGCCGAACCTGCCCCATCTGCAGGAGCCCCATCGACCGCGTGGTCCCCCTCTATCAGGCCTGA